Genomic segment of Gemmatimonadales bacterium:
CGCGTCATAGATTGCGACCACGGCGGCAGGCGGCCGCCCATCCATCTCGACTTTTCGCAGGCCCGGCATATGAGCGCTCAGCGCAACCGATCGGTCAAATCGTCGCGGTCCGGCCCGGGGGATCGCCTCGCGGAACTCGAGCCGGACGCGGTCCGGCCGCGGGCCGCCGTGGACGGCGCGGCGCGCGACCAGCGGGAGCTGGCCGACTTCTTCGAAAATGCGGCCGTGCCGCTGCACTGGGTCGGGCCGGACGGCACGATCCTGCGCGCGAACAGAGCCGAGCTGGAGCTGCTGGGTTACCGGCCGGAAGAGTACATCGGGCGGCACATCGCCGAGTTCCACGTGGACCAGCCGGTGATCGAGGACATCCTTCGGCGGCTCACGGCCGGCGAGGTGCTGCACGATTACCCCTCGCGCGTCCGCCGCAAGGACGGCTCTGTCCGGGACGTCGTCATCACCTCCAGCGTCTATCGGGACGACGGCCGATTCATGCACACCCGCTGCCTCACCCGCGACGTCACCGAGCAGAAACAGGCCGCCGACCGACTCGCGACCCAGCACGCCATTACCCGCGTGCTGGCGGAATCGTCGGACCTTCGTGAGGCCGCGCCGAAGCTGATTCGAGCCGTATGCAAGACCGCCAACTGGGAGATCGGGGCGTTCTGGGACGCGGAACACGACAAGGGGCGACTGCGCTGCGTGGACCTGGTGAATTGCTCGGACAAGGCCTTTCCCCGGTTCGAGCCGGCCACGCGCGGCTGCACGCTCTCCGCGGGAATCGGTCTTCCCGGCCGCGCCTTGAGCACTGCCGCGCCCGCGTGGATCAGCGACGTCACGCAGGACTGGAATTTTCCCCGGGCCTCGATTGCGGCGCAGGAGGGGCTCCACGGCGCCTTTGCCCTTCCCATCATCCTGGCGGGCCGGGTGCTGGGCGTGTTGGAGTTTTTCAGCAGCGACGTTCGGCCTCCCGACCCGGCGCTCCTGCAACTGCTGACGGGCTTCGGCAGCCAGATCGGGCAATTCACGGAGCGCAAACGCGCCGAGCACTCCCTGCGCGAGAACGAGCGGCGCCTCCGCGAGATGATCGACGCGCTCCCGGCCGCGGTGTACACCACCGATGCCGACGGCCGCATCACCCACTTCAATCCCGCCGCCGTGGAATTCTCCGGCCGAGTGCCGGAGCTGGGCACGGACCAGTGGTGCGTGAGTTGGAAGATGTTCCGGCCGGACGGCACGCCGCTGCCCCACGACCAATGCCCGATGGCCGTCGCGCTCAAGGAGGGACGCATCCCCCACGGCGTCGAAGCCATCGCCGAGCGGCCGGACGGCACACGGATCTGGTTCGTCCCCTATCCGACTCCGCTGCGCGACGGGGAGGGCAGGATCGTCGGCGGCGTCAACATGCTGTTGGACGTCACCGAGCGGAGGCAGGCCGAAGAGGCCATGCGCCACCGGACCGCGCAGTTCGAGACCCTGGTGGCCGAGGCGCCGCTCGGCGTCTACATGGTCGACGACCAGTTCCGGATCCGGGAGGTGAACGCCACTGCGGCGCCGTTCTTCGGCGACATCCCCGACCTCATCGGCCGCGACTTCGGTGAGGTGGCCCGCGCGCTCTGGCTCGAGGCCCACGCCGAGGAGCTGGTCCGGCGGTTCCGCCACACGCTGGAGACGGGCGAGCCGTACGTGGCGCCCGAGAGCGGCGGCCAGCGCCGGGATCGGGGCGTCACCGAATACCACGAGTGGCAGATCAGCCGGATTCCGCTGCCGGAGGGCCGCGTCGGCGTGGTCTGTTACGTTCGCGACATCTCGGCCCAGGTGCTGGCGCGCGAGCGGCTGCGGCAGACCACGAAAATGGAGGCCATCGGCCGGCTGGCCGGCGGGCTGGCGCACGACTTCAACAATCAACTCCAGGCGCTGAGCGGGTTCGCCGATTTCGTGGCCCGCGATGCGGGCCTCAGCGGGCGCTCGCGCCTCGATTTGGCGGAGGTCCGCAAGGCGGGCGACCGGATGGCCAGCCTGACGCAGCAACTGCTCGCCTTCAGCCGGCAGCAGATGCTCATGCCGGAGACGCTGGACCTGAACGAGATGGTGAGGGACAGCCATGTGCTGCTGCAGCGGCTCATCGGCACCAACATCGAGATGCGGTTCGTGCCCGCACCCGAGCCGGTGTGGGTCCGGGCGGACCGGGGCCAGCTCCTCCAGGTCCTGATGAACCTGACCGTCAACGGCCGCGACGCGATGCCTGACGGCGGCGAAATGTTGATCGAATTGGGCGAATGGCAGGTGGACGTGGGCGGGCCGGCCTTGCCCTGGAGCACACCCGTGCCGCCCGGCCGCTATGGCGCGCTGGTCGTGACGGACTCCGGCACCGGGATTCCGCCGGACGCGCTGCCGCATCTCTTCGAGCCGTTCTTCACCACCAAGGAGGTCGGCAAGGGGACGGGGCTCGGACTGGCGACGGTGCATGGCATCGTGAGCCAGAGCCAGGGCTACGTCTGGGCGGAGAATGTAGCGATGGGCGGCGCGCGGTTCACCGTCCTGCTGCCGCTCACGGGCGAGCCGGTTGACATCCCATCGGACGGGCAAGAGCGCCGGCGTGCGCCTGCGCGCCCGGCGCGGCTCCTGGTCGTGGAAGACGAGGACGCCGTGCGCGCGATGATCGTGCGGACGCTCGAGCACGACGGGTACGAGGTGCGGGAGGCGCGGCACGGCAGCGAGGCGCTGGACCGCGTGGTGGCCCTGGGCGGTGCGGTGGACCTCGTGATTTGCGACGTGGTGATGCCGGTGATGGGCGGCCGCGAGTTCGGGGGGCGCCTCGCCGAAGCCTGGCCTGCCGTGGGCGTGGTCTGGATGTCGGGCTACCAGCGCGACGATGCGTTCGGGGATGGTGCCATGCGCGAGGACGGGCTGTTCCTGCAGAAGCCCGTATCGGGCGAGGTGCTCCTCGACACGGTGCGGCGGGCGCTCGAGAGCCGTAAGGCCGCGCAGGCGTGAGGCCCGGGTGAATTCCGCCACCTGGCCGCGGCTTCCCCTCGCCCAGTGGCAGGACACGTACGCCACGCTCCACATGTGGACCCAGATCGTCGGCAAGACGCGCCTCGCACTCGCCCCGATGGAGAACCAGTGGTGGCAGGTGGCGCTCTACGTGACGCCGCGCGGGCTCACCACCTCGGCGATGCCGGCGGGCACCCGCACCGTCTCCGTCACCTTCGACTTCCTCGACCACCACCTCTATCTCCGCACCAGCGACGGCGCGACCGCCGCGCTGCCGCTCGCCCCTCGTTCGGTGGCCGAGTTCTACGCCGGATACACGGCGGCGCTCCGGTCGCTCGGCGTGGACGCGCAGATCCATCCCGTGCCCGTCGAAATCGAGACCGCCATTCCGTTCGCTGAGGATCGGGAGCACGCGGCGTACGACGCCGACGCCGCGCAGCGCTGGTGGCGCGCGCTGATCCAGGCCGACCGCGTGCTCAAGCAATTCCGCGGGCGCTTCCTCGGCAAAGCAAGTCCGGTGCACTTTTTCTGGGGGAGCTTCGATCTGGCGGCGACCCGATTCTCGGGGCGCGAGGCGCCGCGCCATCCGGGTGGCGTGCCCAACACTCCCGACTACGTGATGGTGGAGGCCTACTCCCGCGAGTGCAGCAGTTGCGGGTTCTGGCCGGGCGGCGGCGGGTCGGCCGAGGCCGCGTTCTATTCGTATGCCTATCCCGAGCCCGAGGGGTACGCCGAGCATCCTGTGCGTCCCGCCGGCGCGCGCTACGACCGGACGATGCGCGAATTCATCCTGCCGTACGAAGCGGTCCGGACGGCCGATGCGCCCGACGAGGCGTTGCTCCAGTTCGCGCAGTCCACCTACGACGCGGCCGCGGACCTCGGCCGCTGGAATCGGGGCATGCTCGAGCGCGGGTGACCCGCGCCAGGTTGCCGACCGCCGCCGTGCCGCGCGGTCACTCCGGCGAAAGCTCGCCGAGCGCTTCGAGGTCGGCGAGATCCTTTCGCCTGCCGCTCGCGCGCTTGTTCGCGATGAGCGCGGCCCGGCCGAGGAACGGCACCACGCACCCGGCAAACGCGTGCTCGACCCGCGCGGCCCACGCGGCCTCGAACTCCGGCAGGCCGCTCAGGCCGGTGAGCAGATCGATCCGGTTGGGGGGGATGCCGAGCTGCACCACGCTGCCGGCATGCAATAGATCGGCGGGTGTGACCCGCAGATCGTCGAGCGGCGCACCGAATGCCGCAAGCGCGCGCCACACGCGATCCGCGTTCGCCGGAGTCGGCTCGATCCAGACGTCCAGATCCTGGGTGCCGCGCGGCACGCCGTGGACGGCCATGGCATGGGCACCGACCACGAGGAACCGCGCACCGGCAGCGGTGAGCGCACCGAGCAGATCCCCCCAATCATCCGTCACGCCGGGCGAATCACGCGGATGGGCATCTCCGCCCGGCGATATGACGGCCGCGGCCGTCCCGTCAGCGTCCACATCCGCGCGCTCAGGATGGCGACCATCTCGAGGCGCTGCTCGGCCGTAGTGACGGCCGAGAGATCGTCGCCCGGCTCCTGGCCCAGCCGATAGACGTGGATCGGCCACGCGCGGCGCGCGACGGCGGGGTCGGGCTCATGTCGGGGCATGGCTCGAATATAGGAAGTGAGGGGAATCCCGAATAGGATTCCTGGGCGTTCATGCGGCGAACGCCTGCGCAGCTCGAGCGCGGGTGACCGGCGCCACATCGCCACCGGCCACCGCGGCGCACCGTGGTGGGTCGTTGCCGCAGGCCTTCCGAGGGACGCGATCATGGATACCAAAGCGGGCGAGCCGATCCGGCTGCTCACCATCTCCCGCGAATACGGCGCGGGTGGGAGCGAGCTGGGCGTGCTTCTGGGCGAGCGGCTCGGCTGGCCGGTGCTCGATCGGGATCTCGCGCACCGCATCGCGCAGCGCCTCGGGTGCGGGCGCGCCAACGTCGAGGCCATCGACGAGCGCCCCCCCACGCTGCTCGAGCGGGTGGCCGCCGCGTTCACCGTAGCGCCGGCCGAGTCGCCCGTGGCGCCCGAGCGGTGGCGGACGCTCGACCCCGACAAGCTGGTCGCCGCGACGCGCGCGGTGCTGGAGGAGGCGGTGCGCGAGCTGCCGCTCGTCGTGATCGGCCACGGCGCCAACTGCATCTTCCGCGGGCGCCGTGACGCGCTCCGGATCCGGGTGACGGCGCCGTTCGAGCGGCGGGTGCGCCGGATCGCGCGCCGCACCGGCGGCACGCGCGAAGCCGCGGCCGCCGACGTCCGCCGGCGCGATGCCGACCGCCGCCACTATCTCGAGCGCTACTACAGCATCGATATCAACGATCCCAACGCGTACGACCTCCAGATCAACACCGGCACGATTCCGATCGAGACCGCCGCCCGGCTGGTGCGCGCCATCGTGGCCGGCGAAGCCGCCGTGGGCGGCGCCTGAGCGCCTGACACCCGGTGACCACGAGCTCGATCGATCGTGCCGGCCGTGCGACGCCGGGGCGCCCGGAGGGCGAGTCGCCCGCCATGGCGGCGGCCGCGCGGGATGCGGCCGAGTTCGTCGCGCGGCACCGCTGGGCGATCATGGCCGGCCTCATCACGGCCGCGATCATGGAGGTGCTCGACACCACGATCGTGAACGTGGCGCTGCCGCAGATGGCCGGCAACCTCGGCGCCACCCGCGAGGAGATCGGCTGGGTCGCCACCGGCTACATCCTCTCCAACGTCATCTTCCTGCCGATGACGGCGTTCCTGACCGAGCGGTTCGGGCGGCGGCGCTACCTCACGTTCTCGATCGTGCTCTTCATCGTCGCCTCGTTCTTCTGCGGCAACTCGACGGGCCTCGTGGAGCTGGTCTTCTGGCGCATCGTGCAGGGCGCGGGCGGCGCGGCGCTGCTCTCCACCGCGCAGGCCACCATCCGGCAGATCTTTCCGCTGGAGCAGCAGGGCATCGTGCAGGCCGTCTTCCTGCTCGGCCTGATCACCGCACCGACGCTCGGCCCCACGCTCGGCGGGTGGATCACCGACAACTACCAGTGGCACTGGGTCTTCTTCATCAACATCCCCATCGGGATCGTCGCCACGTTCCTGGTGACCACGTTCCTGCGCGATCCGCCCACGATGCGGCGCCGGGGCGGCGCCGTCGACTGGCTCGGCATCGGGCTCCTCACCGCGGGCCTGGGCTCGCTGCAGTACGTGCTCGAGGAGGGCAACCGGAAGGACTGGTTTTCCGATCCGTGGATTCTCCGGCTGGCGATCATCGGGGGCGTGTCGCTCGTGGGGATGGTGGGCTGGGAGCTCTGGCCCCGCAACCGGCACCCGGTGGTGAATTTCCGGGTGCTGGTGAACGCGCCGCTGGCGGCGTCGATCTTTCTGTTCGTGGCCCTCGGCTTCGCGCTCTACGGCGGCACCTTCATCTTTCCGCTCTTCACCGAATCGGTGCTCCACTTCACGCCCACCGCCACGGGCCTGGCGCTCCTGCCGGGCGGCATCGGCACGGCGGCCACGGCGCTCATCTGCGGCCGCCTGCTGAACGGCGCCGAGCCGCTGGTGGACGCGCGGGTGCTGATCGCGATCGGCGTGGTGCTGCTGGTGTGGGCGATGTGGCGCCTGGGCCACCTGAGCGTGTTCGCCGGCGAGGCCGACGTGCGCTGGGCGCTGCTCATTCGCGGCGCCGGCCTCGGGCTTCTCTTCACCCCGATCAACAACGTGGCTTATGCGAGCCTCGAGCCCAGCGAAGCGCAGCAGGCGTCGGGGCTCATCAACCTGGCCCGGCAGTTGGGCGGTTCCTTCGGCATCGCGTGGCTCGCGTCGTACGTGACGACCCATACGGCGATCCACCGGGTCGATCTCGTCAGCAACGTGTACGCCGGGAACCCGCTCACGCAGCAGCGCTTGCAGGCCTTCATGGCGCTGCTCACGTCGCACGGCTATGGTCCGGTAGCCGCGCGCCAGGGCGCGTACGCGCTGCTCGACCGGCAGGTGACGGCGCAGGCGTCGATGCTGAGCTACAACGACGCGTGGATGCTGCTCCTCTGGAGCTTCGTCATCGTGTCGCCCGCGATCCTCTTTCTCCGCAATCCGGTGGGTCGCCGCTCCGCACCGGTCGACGCGCATTGACGGCGATCCGCTCGAACATCGGCCGGCATGTCCGGCAGGAGGCATAGATGCCCGAATCAGCACCGCGCTCCCTTCCATCGCACGTCCTTCCCGCCGGCACGCCGGCTCCGGAGTTCGCGCTGCACTCGACGCCGGACCAGATGCTCGCGCTGAGCGAGCTCCGGGGGCGGCCGGTGATCCTCGCCTTCTACCCGGCCGACTTCAGCCCGGTGTGCGGCGACCAGATGGTCCTCTATAACGAGATCCTTCCCGAGTTTCACGCCTACGGCGCCGAGCTGCTCGGCATCTCGGTCGACGGCGTCTGGTGCCACGCGGCGTTCGCGAAGAGCCGCAACCTGCACTTTCCGCTGCTCAGCGACTTCGAGCCGAAGGGCGAGGTGTCGCGGCTCTACGGCGCGTATCGCGAGCACGACGGCTTCAGCGAGCGGGCGCTCTTCGTGATCGATGGCGAGGGCGTGATTCGGTGGAGCTACTGCTCGCCGGTGGGTGTGAACCCGGGGGCCGACGGCATTCTGCAGGCGCTCGAGTCCTTCGGGACGCGGGACAACTCGGCGGGCCACGCGGCGGCGGGCGCGGCCGAATCGCGCGAGAGCGAGCGGGGCACCGGACGATGAGCGACGCGGAGCTCACGCCCCCCGTGGGGCCCGACGATCACGCGGTGGGGCCGGAGGACGCGCCGGTGACGCTGGTCGAGTACGGCGACTACCAGTGCCCCTACTGCGGCGAGGCGTATCTGACCGTGCAGCAGGTGCAGCACGAGCTGGGCAGCCGGCTGCGGTTTGTCTTCCGCAACTTCCCGCTCAGGAACGCGCACCCCTTTGCCGAGGGCGCGGCCGAGGCCGCGGAGGCCGCCGGCGCGCAGGGCAAGTTCTGGGAGATGCACGACACGCTCTACGAGAACCAGCGCGCGCTCGGCGCGGACGACCTGGTGGGCTACGCCGAGGCGATCGGGCTCGACGTCGAGCGGTTCGCCGACGACCTGGAGGCGGGGACGTACGGGCCGCGGGTGCGCGGGGATTTCCGGAGCGGAGTACGGAGCGGCGTCAACGGCACGCCGACGTTCTTCGTGAACGGCCGGCGCTACGACGGCCCGTGGAGCGACGCCGCGGCCTTTGCGCGCGCGTTACGGGACGTGGCGGTGGCCGAGCCCCGGCGATAGAGCGGCGCGCGCGGCGGTGCGGGTGAGCGGCGGTGCGGGCGCGCGGCGCTCAGACCGCCGCGGCGAGGGCGGGCGGCTGCCCCAGCAGGTCCACCACTGCCTGGTAGAGCCGGGTGCGCAGCCGGTGCCGCTCGTTGGCCCGCGTGATGTAGCGTGCGACGACCCGGATGCCGCCCGCCCCGGGCCGCACGTCGATCGCGGGCTCGGCTGAGAACTCGCTCACGCCGCGAGCGGCGTTGGCACGGCTCCACTCCTCCTCGGCGAGCCGCGCGTTCTCGGCGGTCTCCGTCGTGACGATGCGCCGGATCGCCTCGACGACGGCGGGGCCCTTGCCCGCGGGCAGCACGAACTCCAGCTCGTCCCAGAGCCACTGGCCCGAGGTGGAGAAGTTGAAGAAATGCCCCTCGATGGCGAAGGCGTTGCTGAACGTCACCTGGCGGCCGGTGGGATGGCCGGCCTGGGTCCAGTTGCCGGTCTCGAGCAACACGGTGTGAAACGGCGTGATCTCCACGATCTCGCCGCTCACGCCGTTGATCTCCACCCAATCGCCGATCCGCACCCCATTCCGCCCCATCAGCGCGAACCAGCCGAAGAATGCGACGATGAAATCCTTGAGCACGACGGTGAGGCCCGCGCCCGCGAGCCCGATGATCGTGGCGAGCTGGCTCGGCGGCCCCACGAGCACGAGCGTCGCGGCGACGAGACCCAGCGCGCGCACGGTGAACCGCGCCACGCTCCGGAGCGTGTGCAGCCGGCGGCGGTCATGCGAGAGGCGAGCGAAGAGCCGGTCGAGCCACGCGACGGTGGCGAAGACGAGCAGCACGATGAGCAGGAGCCAGGCGCCGCCGAGAAAGACGTCGTGCAGCGCGCTGCGGGCTTGCACGGCGGTGGCGGCGCTCCAGCGGCTGTAGACGTCGAGCAGTCCGACCTGGTCTTCGATCCGCTGCGTCAGGCCGGCGAGCACCTTCTGATCGGCGGCGCGATGGCGGGTGCGGGCGAGCGCTTCCGCGGGTGTCGCGGGAGGCGCCGCGCTGTCCGCCGCCGCGGCGTGCTGCGCCTCGCGCTGGCGCTCGGCCACGAGGCGGCCGATGCCGTTCGTGGTCTCCTGCGCGGCCTGGCGCAGCAGCTTCTGGCGCGCCCGCACGTCGCGCCACGCGGCGAGCTTGTCGATGAGACCGATGGGGACGGTGTGGGTAATCGGGGCCGAGTCCACCCCGGGCGCGGCGGCCGCGTCGGTGCGCGCGGCGGCAGGCTTGGGCGCGGCGGCCGCCGCGTGCTGGGCGCTGTCGTGATCGGCGACCATTTCGCGGATGCGGCCCACCGGATCGCCGCCGGCGCGGAGGAGATCGTCGCGCGCGTCGGCCAGCTCGCCCTGGTGCAGCTCGAGCTGCGCCTTAGCGAGCTCGAGGCCCGCGTTGACCGAATCGGCGCCGGCGCCGCCGGGGGTGAGGCGCGCAATCCGGCTTCGATCTTCGGCCACGCGCTCTGAAGCCGCCTGTATCCGCCCGTTGAGCTCGCGGATACTGGCGCTGGTGTCGGCGGGGTGCTCGGCGGCCTCGAGCAACGCGATGGTGAACTCGAGATCGATGGCATGGTCGCCCAGGCGCAGCGCCTCGCGCGCGAGGCTCGTCTCCTCCGGCGTCGTGGCGAGCGCCGCGAGCCGCTGGGCCGTCTGGAGCGGGGCCCGGTCGATGATCCCGGACGGCGCCGCGTCTCCGGACGCCTGCGCGCCGCCGCTCACGTCGGTCGTGACGTAGCCGCCGATGGTGGCGGCCAGCAGCAGGGTGAGCGCGGCGAGCGAAAGCTGGTCGCGGAGCTTCACGGCGCGGTACCTCGGGCTCTGTGCGTAAGGGGAGCGGAAAGTTGCGTCGGGCGGCGCACGAAAAGCAACGCCGGGTGACCGCGGCGCCAGGTGCCGCGGGCGGCTTTGCTTTCCGGTGCCTGCGCCCCAGTATTAGCGGGTGGACAGGACGCACCCGCTAGAGAACGCAGCCCCGGGCCCCGGCGGGGCACCAACGGCCCCCTCCGGCGAGGGGGCGCCGCCTGACGATCTCGCGCGGCTGCACGCGCTCACGATTCATCTCGCCTCGACGCTCGACCTCACGGAAGTGCTCGACGCCGTATTGCACGCCGCCGCCGAGCTCCAGGGCACCACGACGGCGGCGATCACGCTCTATGATCCTGAGCGCCGGGACCTGCGGTTGGCTGCGAGCATCGGGCTGCCCAAGGACTGGCGCGGCCGGCTGGCCCGGCTGCCGATCGGCCCCGGCACCGCGTGCGGAATCGTGGCGGCCGAGCGGCGTCCGGTGATCATCGAAGACACCCGCAGCGATCCGCGCGTCGGTCCGCCGGCGGGGCCGCGGCGGCCGGCCGCGCTCCGCGCCGTCTACTGTACGCCCCTCTTCGCGCGTTCCGGCGAGTTGCTCGGCACCCTCGCGACCCACTTCGACCGGCCCCGCCGGCCGAGCGGGCGCGAGATTCGGCTGATGGAGTTGTACGCGGACCAGGCGGCGCACGCGATCGAGAACGTGGGGCTGTACGATGCGCTGCGCAGCCCGGAGGACCGGCTCAGGCGGCAG
This window contains:
- a CDS encoding thioredoxin domain-containing protein, which translates into the protein MSDAELTPPVGPDDHAVGPEDAPVTLVEYGDYQCPYCGEAYLTVQQVQHELGSRLRFVFRNFPLRNAHPFAEGAAEAAEAAGAQGKFWEMHDTLYENQRALGADDLVGYAEAIGLDVERFADDLEAGTYGPRVRGDFRSGVRSGVNGTPTFFVNGRRYDGPWSDAAAFARALRDVAVAEPRR
- a CDS encoding cytidylate kinase-like family protein, whose translation is MDTKAGEPIRLLTISREYGAGGSELGVLLGERLGWPVLDRDLAHRIAQRLGCGRANVEAIDERPPTLLERVAAAFTVAPAESPVAPERWRTLDPDKLVAATRAVLEEAVRELPLVVIGHGANCIFRGRRDALRIRVTAPFERRVRRIARRTGGTREAAAADVRRRDADRRHYLERYYSIDINDPNAYDLQINTGTIPIETAARLVRAIVAGEAAVGGA
- a CDS encoding redoxin domain-containing protein is translated as MPESAPRSLPSHVLPAGTPAPEFALHSTPDQMLALSELRGRPVILAFYPADFSPVCGDQMVLYNEILPEFHAYGAELLGISVDGVWCHAAFAKSRNLHFPLLSDFEPKGEVSRLYGAYREHDGFSERALFVIDGEGVIRWSYCSPVGVNPGADGILQALESFGTRDNSAGHAAAGAAESRESERGTGR
- a CDS encoding DUF5996 family protein — its product is MNSATWPRLPLAQWQDTYATLHMWTQIVGKTRLALAPMENQWWQVALYVTPRGLTTSAMPAGTRTVSVTFDFLDHHLYLRTSDGATAALPLAPRSVAEFYAGYTAALRSLGVDAQIHPVPVEIETAIPFAEDREHAAYDADAAQRWWRALIQADRVLKQFRGRFLGKASPVHFFWGSFDLAATRFSGREAPRHPGGVPNTPDYVMVEAYSRECSSCGFWPGGGGSAEAAFYSYAYPEPEGYAEHPVRPAGARYDRTMREFILPYEAVRTADAPDEALLQFAQSTYDAAADLGRWNRGMLERG
- a CDS encoding PAS domain S-box protein, which translates into the protein MSAQRNRSVKSSRSGPGDRLAELEPDAVRPRAAVDGAARDQRELADFFENAAVPLHWVGPDGTILRANRAELELLGYRPEEYIGRHIAEFHVDQPVIEDILRRLTAGEVLHDYPSRVRRKDGSVRDVVITSSVYRDDGRFMHTRCLTRDVTEQKQAADRLATQHAITRVLAESSDLREAAPKLIRAVCKTANWEIGAFWDAEHDKGRLRCVDLVNCSDKAFPRFEPATRGCTLSAGIGLPGRALSTAAPAWISDVTQDWNFPRASIAAQEGLHGAFALPIILAGRVLGVLEFFSSDVRPPDPALLQLLTGFGSQIGQFTERKRAEHSLRENERRLREMIDALPAAVYTTDADGRITHFNPAAVEFSGRVPELGTDQWCVSWKMFRPDGTPLPHDQCPMAVALKEGRIPHGVEAIAERPDGTRIWFVPYPTPLRDGEGRIVGGVNMLLDVTERRQAEEAMRHRTAQFETLVAEAPLGVYMVDDQFRIREVNATAAPFFGDIPDLIGRDFGEVARALWLEAHAEELVRRFRHTLETGEPYVAPESGGQRRDRGVTEYHEWQISRIPLPEGRVGVVCYVRDISAQVLARERLRQTTKMEAIGRLAGGLAHDFNNQLQALSGFADFVARDAGLSGRSRLDLAEVRKAGDRMASLTQQLLAFSRQQMLMPETLDLNEMVRDSHVLLQRLIGTNIEMRFVPAPEPVWVRADRGQLLQVLMNLTVNGRDAMPDGGEMLIELGEWQVDVGGPALPWSTPVPPGRYGALVVTDSGTGIPPDALPHLFEPFFTTKEVGKGTGLGLATVHGIVSQSQGYVWAENVAMGGARFTVLLPLTGEPVDIPSDGQERRRAPARPARLLVVEDEDAVRAMIVRTLEHDGYEVREARHGSEALDRVVALGGAVDLVICDVVMPVMGGREFGGRLAEAWPAVGVVWMSGYQRDDAFGDGAMREDGLFLQKPVSGEVLLDTVRRALESRKAAQA
- a CDS encoding DHA2 family efflux MFS transporter permease subunit, translated to MTTSSIDRAGRATPGRPEGESPAMAAAARDAAEFVARHRWAIMAGLITAAIMEVLDTTIVNVALPQMAGNLGATREEIGWVATGYILSNVIFLPMTAFLTERFGRRRYLTFSIVLFIVASFFCGNSTGLVELVFWRIVQGAGGAALLSTAQATIRQIFPLEQQGIVQAVFLLGLITAPTLGPTLGGWITDNYQWHWVFFINIPIGIVATFLVTTFLRDPPTMRRRGGAVDWLGIGLLTAGLGSLQYVLEEGNRKDWFSDPWILRLAIIGGVSLVGMVGWELWPRNRHPVVNFRVLVNAPLAASIFLFVALGFALYGGTFIFPLFTESVLHFTPTATGLALLPGGIGTAATALICGRLLNGAEPLVDARVLIAIGVVLLVWAMWRLGHLSVFAGEADVRWALLIRGAGLGLLFTPINNVAYASLEPSEAQQASGLINLARQLGGSFGIAWLASYVTTHTAIHRVDLVSNVYAGNPLTQQRLQAFMALLTSHGYGPVAARQGAYALLDRQVTAQASMLSYNDAWMLLLWSFVIVSPAILFLRNPVGRRSAPVDAH
- a CDS encoding mechanosensitive ion channel family protein: MKLRDQLSLAALTLLLAATIGGYVTTDVSGGAQASGDAAPSGIIDRAPLQTAQRLAALATTPEETSLAREALRLGDHAIDLEFTIALLEAAEHPADTSASIRELNGRIQAASERVAEDRSRIARLTPGGAGADSVNAGLELAKAQLELHQGELADARDDLLRAGGDPVGRIREMVADHDSAQHAAAAAPKPAAARTDAAAAPGVDSAPITHTVPIGLIDKLAAWRDVRARQKLLRQAAQETTNGIGRLVAERQREAQHAAAADSAAPPATPAEALARTRHRAADQKVLAGLTQRIEDQVGLLDVYSRWSAATAVQARSALHDVFLGGAWLLLIVLLVFATVAWLDRLFARLSHDRRRLHTLRSVARFTVRALGLVAATLVLVGPPSQLATIIGLAGAGLTVVLKDFIVAFFGWFALMGRNGVRIGDWVEINGVSGEIVEITPFHTVLLETGNWTQAGHPTGRQVTFSNAFAIEGHFFNFSTSGQWLWDELEFVLPAGKGPAVVEAIRRIVTTETAENARLAEEEWSRANAARGVSEFSAEPAIDVRPGAGGIRVVARYITRANERHRLRTRLYQAVVDLLGQPPALAAAV